The following are encoded together in the Leptolyngbya sp. 'hensonii' genome:
- a CDS encoding DUF2811 domain-containing protein yields MTTISIFSEIPESLHQALQDYLAVNQALDVNQFMTTAIASLLIQVSQQEAQPSFLPSQXSASDEX; encoded by the coding sequence ATGACAACCATCAGCATCTTTTCAGAAATTCCAGAGTCCTTGCACCAGGCCCTGCAGGACTACCTGGCTGTAAACCAGGCCCTGGATGTGAACCAGTTTATGACGACGGCGATCGCGTCTCTGCTGATTCAAGTCAGTCAGCAGGAAGCCCAGCCCAGCTTCTTGCCGTCCCAGKGGAGCGCTAGCGATGAARYATAA